The following proteins are encoded in a genomic region of Dyadobacter sp. UC 10:
- a CDS encoding porin family protein, whose protein sequence is MRNCIILLLVTFACVQQSQAQENVSIGPIAGISIANFRGDINNTAWKPGLTVGGFYNYSSETGFGFSGQLLFTQMGAQTDDKRNAVTLNYIQAPLLATFFFGKYGDAVRPKIFLGPSLNFLVGARDKNGDNINGDSNNRVYSPFDLGGVVGAGVNFRLQEKIWLNFDARYGFGLLDVTRLDNNSNIKNNNWGINVGLSFPLGTYNRNTGRLRTR, encoded by the coding sequence ATGAGAAATTGCATTATTTTACTACTGGTCACATTTGCTTGTGTTCAGCAGTCACAAGCTCAGGAAAACGTTTCCATAGGACCGATCGCCGGCATTTCCATTGCCAATTTTCGAGGCGATATTAACAATACGGCCTGGAAACCGGGATTAACCGTCGGCGGTTTTTATAATTACAGCTCAGAAACAGGCTTTGGTTTCAGCGGTCAGCTTCTTTTTACTCAAATGGGCGCCCAAACAGATGATAAGCGAAATGCAGTCACACTGAACTACATACAGGCCCCCCTTCTGGCAACCTTCTTTTTTGGCAAATACGGTGACGCAGTGCGCCCCAAGATTTTTCTCGGCCCCTCGCTAAACTTCCTTGTAGGAGCACGGGATAAGAATGGTGATAATATTAACGGTGATTCCAACAACCGCGTTTACAGCCCCTTCGACCTCGGCGGAGTGGTCGGTGCGGGAGTAAATTTCAGGTTGCAGGAGAAAATCTGGCTCAACTTTGACGCACGCTATGGATTCGGCCTTCTGGATGTAACCAGGCTGGATAACAATTCAAATATAAAGAACAATAACTGGGGCATTAATGTCGGACTAAGCTTCCCTCTGGGAACTTACAACCGGAACACCGGCCGGCTGCGCACCCGTTAG
- a CDS encoding DUF4834 family protein, with product MKLVFNIILIFLLLIAFVPFFRNFIFHLLVGRKLVKEQEKIFRAHQKQQEQRTKNGVRVDNVPPDANSSKFRGGEYVDYEEVK from the coding sequence ATGAAACTGGTATTTAACATAATTCTCATATTCTTGCTTTTGATAGCGTTCGTTCCTTTTTTTAGAAACTTCATTTTCCATTTGCTGGTAGGGCGAAAATTGGTAAAGGAGCAGGAAAAGATATTCAGGGCGCACCAAAAGCAGCAGGAGCAGAGGACAAAGAATGGCGTGCGCGTTGATAATGTTCCTCCTGATGCCAATTCTTCCAAATTTCGGGGCGGTGAATATGTAGATTACGAAGAGGTCAAGTAA
- the bshA gene encoding N-acetyl-alpha-D-glucosaminyl L-malate synthase BshA, producing the protein MKIGIVCYPTFGGSGVVATELGKALAKAGHQVHFITYSQPQRLDFFNENLYYHEVNIPAYPLFQYPPYESALSSEMVHVVQNAGLDLLHVHYAIPHASSAYLAKQILAQQGIHIPVITTLHGTDITLVGKDESYEPVVTFSINQSDGITAVSESLKKDTYSHFNITKDIEVIPNFIDLDRFNRQKKDHFKLAICPNNEKLIVHTSNFRKVKRIDDVVMIFEKLRKLLPCKLLLVGDGPDRARIERLCKDLDMLSDIRFLGKLDAIEEVLSVADLFLMPSESESFGLAALEALACEVPLITSNAGGLPELNLHGVTGFLSNVGDVDDMVKHAAYILRDDNLPTFKTNALARAKEFDVAKILPHYESYYEKVVESSRAIEI; encoded by the coding sequence ATGAAAATCGGTATTGTATGCTATCCAACCTTCGGAGGAAGTGGTGTGGTAGCTACCGAACTAGGTAAGGCGCTCGCCAAAGCCGGTCACCAGGTTCATTTTATAACATATTCACAACCTCAAAGACTCGATTTTTTTAACGAGAATCTCTACTACCATGAAGTAAATATCCCTGCCTATCCATTATTTCAGTACCCACCCTACGAATCAGCACTTTCAAGCGAAATGGTGCATGTTGTGCAGAATGCGGGCCTCGATTTGCTCCATGTTCACTATGCAATTCCCCACGCTTCGTCTGCATATCTAGCAAAACAGATACTTGCTCAGCAGGGCATTCACATACCGGTGATCACGACATTACATGGTACGGACATCACGCTGGTCGGTAAGGATGAGTCTTACGAGCCTGTGGTGACGTTTAGTATCAATCAATCCGATGGCATTACCGCTGTTTCAGAATCGCTGAAAAAGGATACTTACAGCCATTTTAACATAACGAAGGACATTGAAGTAATCCCGAATTTTATTGATCTGGACCGCTTTAACAGGCAAAAGAAAGACCATTTCAAGCTAGCTATCTGCCCCAACAACGAAAAGCTGATTGTTCATACTTCCAATTTCCGCAAGGTAAAGCGGATTGATGATGTAGTGATGATTTTTGAAAAGCTTCGGAAATTACTACCCTGCAAGCTGTTGCTTGTCGGCGATGGCCCCGACCGGGCCCGCATTGAGCGGCTTTGTAAAGACCTGGATATGCTTTCGGATATCCGTTTTCTGGGTAAGCTGGATGCGATCGAGGAGGTTCTTTCCGTAGCAGACCTGTTTTTAATGCCTTCTGAATCAGAAAGTTTCGGATTGGCTGCACTGGAAGCCCTGGCTTGTGAGGTACCTCTGATTACTTCCAATGCCGGCGGACTGCCCGAGCTGAACCTGCATGGCGTTACCGGATTTCTGAGTAACGTGGGCGATGTGGACGATATGGTAAAGCACGCGGCCTATATTTTGAGAGACGACAATTTGCCGACGTTCAAAACGAATGCATTGGCCCGGGCAAAAGAATTTGATGTTGCCAAAATATTGCCACACTACGAATCCTACTATGAGAAGGTGGTTGAAAGCAGTCGGGCAATTGAAATATAG
- a CDS encoding DEAD/DEAH box helicase: MTFEELNLTKPLLNALHDSGYTSPTTIQHKVFSVMMSGKDVCGIAQTGTGKTIAYLLPTLRQLEFSKDRLPQLLILVPTRELVVQVVEEVRKLSTYLTLQVVGVYGGGNIKVQMAELHNGADVVVATPGRLYDLALNGSLKTKAIKKLVIDEVDEMLNLGFRTQLKNILDLLPQKRQNLLFSATLSQDVENLMQEYFNNPVRVEAAPAGTPLDNIEQYAYEVPNFYTKVNLLDLLLEQHEEMNKVLIFVATKKLADLLYGQLELGYLNKIGVMHSNKEQNHRFNTIRQFHDGTYRLLIATDIIARGLDIAEVSHVFNFDIPESPENYIHRIGRTGRADRKGVAISFITEKEKEYQEAIEDLMEFKIPIVPLPENLKISEILTPDEEPKIFMKDILFKAPKREDVGPAFHEKLAKNKKVNVRRDHAKEKMQKYGRPIKRSGKK, translated from the coding sequence ATGACATTTGAAGAATTAAACCTGACAAAACCCCTCCTGAACGCATTACATGATTCAGGCTATACATCCCCGACCACCATTCAGCACAAGGTATTTTCTGTGATGATGTCTGGAAAAGACGTATGCGGTATTGCCCAGACCGGAACAGGAAAAACAATCGCTTACCTGCTGCCTACGCTTCGCCAGCTTGAATTTTCAAAGGACAGGCTGCCTCAACTTCTGATACTGGTTCCCACCAGGGAGCTAGTTGTGCAGGTCGTTGAAGAAGTAAGAAAATTAAGCACTTACCTGACGCTCCAAGTAGTTGGCGTTTATGGGGGCGGCAATATCAAAGTCCAGATGGCCGAGCTGCACAATGGGGCCGATGTGGTGGTGGCTACACCCGGCCGCTTGTATGATCTGGCGCTCAATGGTTCGCTGAAAACAAAGGCGATCAAAAAGCTGGTAATTGATGAAGTAGACGAAATGCTGAATCTGGGATTTCGTACCCAGCTCAAAAACATACTCGATCTTTTGCCTCAAAAAAGGCAAAATCTGCTCTTTTCGGCGACACTTTCGCAGGATGTCGAGAATTTGATGCAGGAGTATTTCAATAACCCGGTGCGGGTCGAGGCTGCTCCCGCAGGAACCCCGCTGGACAATATTGAGCAGTATGCCTATGAGGTCCCTAATTTTTACACCAAAGTAAACCTGCTCGACCTCCTGTTGGAACAACACGAAGAAATGAACAAAGTACTGATCTTCGTCGCTACCAAAAAGCTGGCGGATCTGCTATACGGTCAGCTTGAATTGGGCTATCTTAATAAAATCGGCGTAATGCATTCCAATAAGGAGCAAAATCACCGTTTCAATACGATCCGGCAGTTTCACGACGGTACTTACCGGCTATTAATCGCGACTGACATCATTGCCCGCGGCCTCGATATAGCGGAAGTTTCGCACGTTTTTAATTTTGACATTCCCGAATCACCCGAAAACTACATTCACCGAATAGGCCGGACAGGGCGTGCGGACCGGAAAGGGGTTGCAATTTCATTTATCACCGAAAAAGAAAAGGAATATCAGGAAGCAATTGAGGATTTGATGGAATTCAAAATCCCCATTGTGCCACTTCCCGAAAACCTGAAAATTTCCGAAATACTTACGCCTGACGAGGAGCCGAAAATCTTCATGAAGGATATTCTGTTTAAAGCGCCAAAACGCGAAGACGTAGGTCCTGCATTTCATGAAAAACTTGCGAAGAATAAAAAAGTAAATGTCCGCCGTGATCATGCGAAAGAAAAGATGCAGAAATACGGCAGGCCGATCAAAAGGTCGGGTAAGAAATAG
- a CDS encoding TapB family protein, with protein sequence MKKLLLWTIICLVSTSLHTYAQDCAGLTLKEGSGFEMDNFDAKGRPAGKMIYKIAKVTKDGAFTIFKIDMESFSNKGKSELKNTYEMKCDGNVMVLDASSLVNQEQMKSFQGMEMKFTYDNIEYPAKYQVGDKLKDASVKGEAKSGAAPVSFNMLIKNRNVTSQEKLTIPAGTFDAYKLSADMNMEMVMGFPIKMDMQTISYRTPGVIWDLKTETYRKGKLMGYSELTKIY encoded by the coding sequence ATGAAAAAGCTTTTACTATGGACAATCATTTGTCTTGTTTCAACAAGCCTGCATACATATGCCCAGGATTGTGCTGGTCTTACGCTCAAAGAAGGCTCGGGATTTGAGATGGACAATTTTGACGCAAAGGGAAGGCCTGCCGGCAAGATGATTTACAAAATCGCAAAGGTCACCAAAGATGGCGCATTCACTATTTTCAAGATCGATATGGAATCTTTCAGCAACAAAGGAAAGTCGGAACTGAAAAATACATACGAAATGAAATGCGACGGAAATGTGATGGTACTCGACGCAAGTTCCCTTGTAAACCAGGAACAAATGAAATCGTTTCAGGGAATGGAGATGAAATTCACTTACGACAACATTGAATATCCTGCCAAATACCAGGTTGGCGACAAACTCAAAGATGCTTCGGTAAAAGGCGAGGCAAAATCGGGCGCGGCACCGGTTTCTTTTAATATGCTGATCAAAAACAGAAATGTAACCAGCCAGGAAAAGCTTACTATTCCGGCGGGAACATTTGATGCCTACAAGCTTTCCGCAGATATGAATATGGAAATGGTGATGGGATTTCCTATTAAAATGGATATGCAAACTATTTCATACCGCACACCCGGCGTAATCTGGGATTTGAAAACAGAAACTTACCGGAAAGGTAAGCTGATGGGTTATAGTGAACTCACTAAAATTTACTGA
- a CDS encoding ArnT family glycosyltransferase, which produces MQHKNFGRFIFWGIVASCIVNIIGWFVTLHEGEASRLAATTARILHNYRQSGLLEGIISNAGEAPFTLWVSGIFMAILGPNHIAYRIPGFLAMIFCLFSVNRLARIYCTPGVSKLATLITATLQSTFILNENVNPDTYATAFYTFTIWQLAACLRDKRLQNFILTLLGLALVIISKGTLDDTSSRFTPFSLSIILLWSFSPWTIFLILGIWQQLKAAWKDKRGKNAAYRSLPLYALLAPFILLSLNPYQTTTDAFLLYPLGAIFAAEYISRTFYEQPAPVFAKKIYIIQVVLCYLALALLFWIVWYPFSDNNYYGLIHYMGMLSIFTWLVFFSSFRNKLLICCIVIAIGGNLVLNSYYYPNLSRYQAGSTLGLLAKTDGVEDNRLFSYQAGAPYTLEFYSGVRIRETGDFRKLIAQKNCWVYTHQHLLEEFRALRPDLRILGSSNDFPFSGVNITFLNPNSRNQVISRKILLKL; this is translated from the coding sequence GTGCAACACAAGAATTTTGGCAGGTTTATATTTTGGGGAATAGTTGCATCCTGCATTGTAAACATCATCGGGTGGTTTGTAACGTTGCATGAAGGTGAGGCCAGCCGACTGGCAGCGACCACCGCACGAATTCTTCACAATTACCGCCAATCAGGTCTTTTGGAGGGGATTATTAGCAATGCAGGGGAAGCACCGTTTACCTTGTGGGTGTCAGGAATTTTCATGGCAATCCTCGGCCCTAACCACATAGCTTATCGCATACCGGGCTTTCTGGCAATGATTTTTTGTTTGTTTTCGGTAAACAGATTAGCCCGAATTTATTGCACACCCGGCGTGAGCAAACTGGCAACACTTATCACCGCCACGCTGCAAAGTACATTTATCTTAAACGAGAATGTAAATCCCGACACCTACGCCACTGCATTCTATACATTTACGATCTGGCAGCTTGCAGCCTGTCTCCGTGATAAAAGATTGCAAAATTTCATATTAACCTTGCTCGGCCTGGCACTCGTTATTATTTCAAAAGGCACATTGGACGACACGTCATCGCGCTTTACCCCTTTTTCTCTCAGCATCATTTTATTATGGTCATTCAGCCCCTGGACTATTTTTCTGATTCTGGGTATCTGGCAACAATTGAAAGCCGCATGGAAAGACAAGCGTGGCAAAAACGCCGCGTATCGATCGCTTCCACTATATGCATTGCTGGCACCCTTCATATTATTGTCACTGAATCCCTATCAGACGACAACTGATGCTTTTCTGCTTTATCCGTTGGGCGCGATCTTCGCTGCTGAATATATATCCAGGACATTCTATGAGCAACCTGCCCCGGTTTTTGCCAAAAAAATTTATATCATTCAGGTCGTGCTCTGCTATCTGGCGCTGGCCCTGCTTTTCTGGATCGTTTGGTATCCATTCTCCGACAATAACTATTATGGCCTGATCCACTACATGGGCATGCTCAGCATTTTCACATGGCTGGTGTTTTTCTCTTCATTTAGAAACAAGCTGCTGATATGTTGCATCGTGATCGCGATAGGTGGAAACCTGGTGTTGAACAGCTACTACTATCCTAATCTTTCCCGGTACCAGGCGGGATCTACACTTGGCTTACTCGCTAAAACAGATGGTGTCGAGGATAACCGCCTTTTCAGCTATCAGGCAGGCGCGCCCTATACGCTGGAATTTTATTCGGGTGTGCGGATTCGTGAAACGGGTGACTTTAGAAAGCTGATCGCTCAAAAGAATTGTTGGGTATATACCCATCAGCATTTGCTGGAAGAATTCAGGGCATTAAGGCCCGACTTGCGCATTTTGGGAAGCAGCAATGATTTCCCTTTCTCAGGGGTAAATATCACTTTTTTGAACCCCAACTCCCGGAACCAGGTGATTTCCAGGAAAATACTTCTGAAACTTTAA
- a CDS encoding ABC transporter ATP-binding protein has translation MKPYRKQIAFALFLTLLGAVTAQVNPWVLRYTVDTVQSLLDNHFGIIEGRDLLIRISLILFIKEIVNSFIVFGQRYFGEKIRINVSSDLSQRAVNQILSYNLAFFSDNENQKGKLQTRIDRGVESLTKLIQNFFIDILPLFANALVALAIMFSANIYVGSIALAILPVYFWVSYRQAEELQGVRRKLKRQRENKSSGLINLIESIIVIKSFVREKLEGNRQYQLQQELMESQLKTRKTNFAYDGIKSFIEQIGVVLIIILTAYLVLDQQMSIGAIMFHILLFNNVSAPIRQLHRIYDEMNDALTYSEGFFEILDADGAIEKSGNLPSPIFKGDFDLQDVSFTYPNGTKALFNIDLNIKSKHTTALVGLSGAGKSTLINLLVGFYAPDSGRLLLDGKPLQDYDLPSMRNAIGMVLQKNHIFKGSIAENIRYGKLDASWEELIEASKKAYLHDQIMELTNHYDTDAQMLSGGQQQRIAIARLFLKNPPIIILDEPTASLDAIATEQIKNSLDAIKKDRTVIIISHSLSQILDSDQIYVMKKGRVSEQGTHIELYERHGIYREIFDASARSMNLDKMIGFMNRD, from the coding sequence GTGAAACCGTACCGAAAGCAGATCGCTTTCGCGTTGTTTCTTACTTTACTGGGAGCTGTAACCGCGCAGGTTAACCCCTGGGTGCTTCGGTACACGGTGGATACTGTGCAGTCCCTGCTGGACAATCACTTTGGAATTATCGAGGGCCGGGATTTGCTGATACGCATTTCGCTAATTCTGTTCATCAAAGAAATCGTTAATTCATTTATCGTCTTCGGTCAGCGCTACTTTGGTGAGAAGATCCGGATCAATGTTTCCAGCGATCTTTCACAAAGGGCTGTCAATCAAATACTTTCCTACAATCTCGCATTTTTCAGCGATAATGAGAACCAGAAAGGTAAGCTGCAAACCCGCATTGATCGTGGGGTGGAAAGTCTGACCAAGCTGATCCAGAACTTTTTCATTGATATCCTGCCTCTTTTTGCCAATGCATTGGTTGCGCTCGCTATTATGTTTTCTGCCAATATCTATGTTGGAAGCATTGCACTGGCGATTTTACCCGTGTATTTCTGGGTAAGTTACAGGCAAGCGGAGGAGTTGCAGGGCGTCAGACGGAAGTTGAAACGCCAGCGAGAGAACAAAAGCAGCGGTCTGATCAACCTGATCGAATCCATTATTGTGATCAAATCCTTTGTCAGGGAAAAGCTGGAAGGCAACCGGCAGTACCAGCTTCAGCAGGAACTGATGGAGTCGCAATTGAAGACGCGCAAAACCAATTTCGCCTACGACGGTATTAAGAGCTTCATTGAGCAGATCGGCGTGGTCCTGATCATTATCCTGACTGCTTACCTGGTGCTGGATCAGCAAATGTCAATTGGTGCGATCATGTTCCATATCCTGCTTTTCAATAATGTATCCGCTCCGATCCGGCAGCTGCACAGGATCTACGACGAAATGAACGACGCGTTGACGTATTCAGAAGGTTTCTTCGAAATTCTGGATGCGGATGGTGCTATTGAGAAGAGCGGAAATCTGCCTTCGCCAATCTTTAAAGGTGATTTCGACTTGCAAGATGTTTCATTTACTTACCCGAATGGAACAAAGGCACTTTTCAATATTGACCTGAATATTAAATCAAAGCATACGACTGCGCTGGTCGGATTGTCGGGTGCTGGAAAAAGTACGCTTATCAATCTGCTGGTCGGATTTTATGCGCCCGATTCAGGCAGGCTTCTATTGGATGGTAAACCTTTGCAGGATTACGATCTTCCTTCCATGCGGAATGCGATCGGCATGGTACTTCAAAAGAACCACATTTTCAAAGGTTCCATTGCGGAAAATATCCGCTACGGCAAACTGGACGCTTCGTGGGAAGAGCTGATCGAAGCCTCCAAGAAAGCCTATCTGCACGACCAGATCATGGAGCTTACGAATCATTACGATACCGATGCCCAGATGCTTTCCGGCGGCCAGCAACAGCGGATCGCGATCGCGCGGCTTTTCCTTAAAAACCCGCCCATAATTATTCTGGACGAACCCACAGCCAGTCTGGATGCAATTGCGACGGAGCAGATCAAAAATAGTTTGGATGCTATCAAAAAGGACCGGACAGTTATCATTATTTCGCACAGCCTCTCCCAGATCCTGGACTCCGATCAGATCTATGTGATGAAAAAAGGACGGGTATCGGAACAGGGAACTCACATAGAACTTTACGAGCGGCACGGCATTTACCGCGAAATCTTCGACGCATCTGCCCGCAGCATGAACCTGGATAAGATGATCGGTTTCATGAACAGAGATTGA
- a CDS encoding geranylgeranylglycerol-phosphate geranylgeranyltransferase, with the protein MNVSARSKIRLRDYIAGSARLVRATNLIIVALTQYLTRILLIGPRQDWRAIISDPDLFLLSLSTVCIAAAGYIINDYFDVKIDIVNKPERVVVGRYLKRRWAIGAHQILNVLGAILGLAVSPYIFVINVFSITLLWFYSERFKRLPFIGNFIVSLLTAMTLLILTVYYPANRHLVFIYAVFSFFISLVREIVKDMEDIKGDQAHGCRTLPIIWGIPRTRNFLYIVLVLFVFALFVMARVLNNSLLVLLFILLLLPLLYLAFKLSRADTRRDFREISSLCKIIMLLGLLTMIWA; encoded by the coding sequence ATGAATGTGTCGGCCAGGTCAAAAATCAGATTGCGGGATTATATCGCGGGAAGCGCGCGGCTTGTCAGGGCAACTAACCTGATCATTGTCGCATTAACACAGTACCTTACCCGCATACTACTTATCGGTCCCCGGCAAGACTGGCGTGCGATCATATCCGACCCCGACCTTTTCCTGCTATCCCTGTCGACAGTTTGCATTGCCGCCGCAGGCTACATTATTAACGATTATTTCGATGTCAAGATAGATATTGTCAACAAACCCGAGCGGGTCGTGGTGGGCAGGTACCTGAAACGGCGCTGGGCAATAGGCGCACATCAGATTTTGAACGTACTGGGTGCCATTCTCGGTCTCGCGGTTAGTCCGTACATCTTCGTTATCAATGTATTTTCAATAACGCTGCTGTGGTTTTATTCCGAGCGGTTTAAGCGGCTGCCTTTCATAGGCAACTTTATTGTGTCACTGCTCACCGCAATGACCCTGCTTATACTGACGGTATATTACCCTGCAAACCGGCATCTGGTATTCATTTACGCCGTTTTCTCCTTTTTCATTTCCCTGGTGCGGGAAATTGTCAAGGATATGGAAGATATCAAAGGCGATCAGGCGCACGGCTGCCGCACATTGCCTATTATCTGGGGGATACCGCGGACAAGGAATTTTCTGTACATCGTGCTGGTACTCTTTGTATTCGCATTGTTTGTGATGGCCCGTGTCCTGAACAACAGCCTGCTCGTCCTGCTTTTTATCCTGCTGCTTCTCCCCCTGTTATATCTCGCATTTAAACTTTCACGGGCGGATACCCGACGTGATTTCAGGGAAATCAGCAGCTTATGTAAAATCATTATGCTCCTTGGACTCCTGACAATGATCTGGGCCTGA
- the purN gene encoding phosphoribosylglycinamide formyltransferase translates to MKRIAIFASGSGTNAEKISEHFADREDVEVSLIFTNNPMAGVIKRACRLQIPVVFFDKKTFYQTGKIPQILQNESIDLVVLAGFMMLVPPALVAAFPNKIVNIHPALLPKYGGKGMYGHFVHEAVINAGDKQSGITIHYVNEHYDEGNIIFQASCDLDPADTANEVATRVHALEYEHYPRVIDELLFQQ, encoded by the coding sequence ATGAAAAGAATAGCCATTTTCGCTTCCGGTTCCGGCACGAACGCAGAGAAAATAAGTGAACATTTTGCAGACAGAGAGGATGTTGAAGTTTCGCTGATCTTTACCAACAATCCGATGGCCGGAGTAATCAAAAGGGCGTGCCGCTTACAGATCCCGGTGGTTTTTTTTGACAAAAAAACATTTTACCAAACCGGTAAAATTCCACAGATTCTGCAAAACGAAAGTATTGACCTGGTTGTTCTGGCCGGGTTTATGATGCTTGTACCGCCGGCGCTCGTAGCTGCTTTTCCCAACAAAATCGTCAATATACATCCCGCTCTTTTACCAAAATATGGCGGCAAGGGTATGTATGGGCATTTCGTGCACGAAGCCGTGATCAATGCGGGTGACAAGCAATCCGGCATTACAATACATTATGTAAATGAGCACTATGACGAAGGAAACATTATTTTTCAGGCTTCCTGCGACCTGGACCCCGCCGATACTGCCAATGAGGTGGCTACCCGCGTACACGCCCTGGAATACGAACATTACCCCCGGGTTATAGACGAACTACTTTTCCAGCAATAA